In Panthera leo isolate Ple1 chromosome E3, P.leo_Ple1_pat1.1, whole genome shotgun sequence, a genomic segment contains:
- the LRWD1 gene encoding leucine-rich repeat and WD repeat-containing protein 1 isoform X1, whose amino-acid sequence MGPLSARLLMQRGRPKSDRLGKIRSLDLSGLKLLSEHLDPKLLSRLTQLQELDLSNNQLETLPANLGLSHLRILRCANNQLGDVTALCQFPQLEELSLEGNPFLTVSDNLKVSFLLPKLRKVNGKDASSTSSQVENLNRELTSRVTAHWEKFMATRSPEEEAEKAQADFVKSAVRNVRYGPESLSEFTQWRVQMISEALVASGGTQVHETGIPERPSKATAAQEPRARPMALKRSGDVSLSLSPSKRGCPSPPAHVKGSPMGSDGSQPALDLEPLHFLQCHSKNNSPRDLETQLWACAFEPAWEEGQAGATSQTVATCGGEAVCVIDCQTGIVLHKYKAPGEEFFSVAWTALTVVTQAGHKKRWSVLAAAGLRGLVRLLHVRAGFCCGVIRAHKKAIATLCFSPTHETHLFTASYDKRIILWDVGVPNHDYEFQASSQLLTLDAASIPLRLCPVASCPEAYLLAGCEGGCCCWDVRLDQPQKRRVCEVEFVFSEGSEAPGRRVDGLAFVNEDVVASKGNSLGTICLWSWSQTWVGRGKQSTLAVVVLARLQWSPTKLAYFSLSTCPDEGIVLCGDEEGNVWVYDVRHILTQQPPLPAAPQAPTQILKWPQPWALGQMVTKTMVNTVVANPTFTYLTALTDSNIVAIWKRP is encoded by the exons ATGGGCCCCCTCTCGGCGCGGCTGCTCATGCAGCGGGGGCGTCCCAAGAGCGACCGGCTGGGGAAAATCCGGAGCTTGGA CTTGTCTGGCCTGAAGCTGCTCTCGGAGCACTTGGACCCCAAGCTCCTGAGCCGCTTGACGCAGCTGCAAGAGCTGGATCTTTCCAACAACCAGCTGGAGACGCTGCCCGCCAATCTGGGCCTGTCCCACCTGCGCATCCTCCGCTGCGCCAACAACCAGCTGGGAGACGTCACTGCCTTGTGTCAATTCCCGCAGCTTGAGGAGCTGAGCCTGGAAGGCAACCCCTTCCTGACT GTCAGTGACAACCTGAAAGTCTCCTTTCTCCTGCCCAAGCTCCGTAAGGTCAATGGCAAGGATGCTTCCTCCACTTCCTCTCAGGTGGAGAACCTAAACCGGGAGCTGACCAGCAGG GTCACCGCTCACTGGGAGAAGTTCATGGCCACAcggagcccagaggaggaggcagagaaggccCAGGCTGACTTTGTGAAGTCCGCAGTCAGGAACGTCCGCTATGGACCTGAGTCCCTCAGCGAGTTCACCCAGTGGCGG GTGCAGATGATTTCTGAGGCGCTGGTGGCCTCTGGTGGGACCCAGGTGCATGAGACCGGCATCCCGGAGAGGCCTTCAAAAGCCACagccgcccaggagcccagg GCCAGACCGATGGCCTTGAAACGGTCGGGTGACGTCTCACTCAGCTTGTCTCCCAGCAAGCGGGGATGCCCCTCCCCACCGGCCCACGTGAAGGGCAGCCCCATGGGCTCCGATGGCAGCCAG cCTGCCCTGGACCTGGAGCCCCTGCACTTTCTGCAATGTCACAGCAAGAACAACAGCCCTCGGGACCTGGAGACCCAGCTCTGGGCCTGCGCCTTCGAGCCGGCCTGGGAGGAGG ggcaggcaggggccaCATCACAGACCGTGGCCACGTGTGGCGGGGAGGCCGTGTGTGTGATAGACTGCCAGACGGGCATCGTACTGCACAAGTACAAGGCGCCTGGCGAG gAGTTCTTCTCGGTGGCCTGGACAGCCCTGACAGTGGTCACGCAGGCAGGCCACAAGAAGCGCTGGAGTGTGCTGGCGGCTGCAGGCCTGCGGGGCCTGGTCCGGCTGCTGCACGTGCGTGCTGGGTTCTGCTGCGGAGTCATCCGGGCCCACAAGAAGGCCATCGCCACCCTCTGCTTCAGCCCCACCCACGAGACCCACCTCTTCA CGGCCTCTTACGACAAGCGGATCATCCTCTGGGACGTCGGGGTGCCCAACCACGATTATGAATTCCAGGCCAG CAGCCAGCTGCTCACACTCGATGCGGCCTCCATCCCGCTGCGCCTCTGCCCTGTGGCGTCCTGCCCGGAGGCCTACCTGCTGGCTGGCTGCGAgggtggctgctgctgctgggacGTGCGGCTGGACCAGCCTCAGAAGAGGAG GGTGTGTGAGGTGGAGTTTGTCTTCTCCGAGGGCTCGGAGGCACCAGGGCGGAGAGTGGACGGGCTGGCGTTTGTGAATGAGGATGTCGTGG CCTCCAAGGGGAACAGCCTGGGCACCATCTGCCTGTGGAGCTGGAGCCAGACGTGGGTGGGCCGAGGCAAGCAGTCCACACTAGCGGTGGTGGTCCTGGCTCGGCTGCAGTGGTCACCCACCAAGCTGGCCTACTTCTCGCTCAGCACCTGTCCTg ATGAGGGCATCGTGCTGTGTGGAGACGAGGAGGGCAACGTGTGGGTCTACGACGTCAGGCACATCCTGACCCAGCAGCCTCCACTGCCGGCAGCTCCGCAGGCCCCGACGCAG ATCCTTAAgtggccccagccctgggccctcGGCCAGATGGTGACCAAGACCATGGTGAACACAGTGGTGGCCAACCCCACCTTTACCTACCTCACCGCTCTGACAGACTCCAATATCGTGGCCATCTGGAAGAGACCGTAG
- the LRWD1 gene encoding leucine-rich repeat and WD repeat-containing protein 1 isoform X2: MGPLSARLLMQRGRPKSDRLGKIRSLDLSGLKLLSEHLDPKLLSRLTQLQELDLSNNQLETLPANLGLSHLRILRCANNQLGDVTALCQFPQLEELSLEGNPFLTVSDNLKVSFLLPKLRKVNGKDASSTSSQVENLNRELTSRVTAHWEKFMATRSPEEEAEKAQADFVKSAVRNVRYGPESLSEFTQWRVQMISEALVASGGTQVHETGIPERPSKATAAQEPRARPMALKRSGDVSLSLSPSKRGCPSPPAHVKGSPMGSDGSQPALDLEPLHFLQCHSKNNSPRDLETQLWACAFEPAWEEGQAGATSQTVATCGGEAVCVIDCQTGIVLHKYKAPGEEFFSVAWTALTVVTQAGHKKRWSVLAAAGLRGLVRLLHVRAGFCCGVIRAHKKAIATLCFSPTHETHLFTASYDKRIILWDVGVPNHDYEFQASQLLTLDAASIPLRLCPVASCPEAYLLAGCEGGCCCWDVRLDQPQKRRVCEVEFVFSEGSEAPGRRVDGLAFVNEDVVASKGNSLGTICLWSWSQTWVGRGKQSTLAVVVLARLQWSPTKLAYFSLSTCPDEGIVLCGDEEGNVWVYDVRHILTQQPPLPAAPQAPTQILKWPQPWALGQMVTKTMVNTVVANPTFTYLTALTDSNIVAIWKRP; the protein is encoded by the exons ATGGGCCCCCTCTCGGCGCGGCTGCTCATGCAGCGGGGGCGTCCCAAGAGCGACCGGCTGGGGAAAATCCGGAGCTTGGA CTTGTCTGGCCTGAAGCTGCTCTCGGAGCACTTGGACCCCAAGCTCCTGAGCCGCTTGACGCAGCTGCAAGAGCTGGATCTTTCCAACAACCAGCTGGAGACGCTGCCCGCCAATCTGGGCCTGTCCCACCTGCGCATCCTCCGCTGCGCCAACAACCAGCTGGGAGACGTCACTGCCTTGTGTCAATTCCCGCAGCTTGAGGAGCTGAGCCTGGAAGGCAACCCCTTCCTGACT GTCAGTGACAACCTGAAAGTCTCCTTTCTCCTGCCCAAGCTCCGTAAGGTCAATGGCAAGGATGCTTCCTCCACTTCCTCTCAGGTGGAGAACCTAAACCGGGAGCTGACCAGCAGG GTCACCGCTCACTGGGAGAAGTTCATGGCCACAcggagcccagaggaggaggcagagaaggccCAGGCTGACTTTGTGAAGTCCGCAGTCAGGAACGTCCGCTATGGACCTGAGTCCCTCAGCGAGTTCACCCAGTGGCGG GTGCAGATGATTTCTGAGGCGCTGGTGGCCTCTGGTGGGACCCAGGTGCATGAGACCGGCATCCCGGAGAGGCCTTCAAAAGCCACagccgcccaggagcccagg GCCAGACCGATGGCCTTGAAACGGTCGGGTGACGTCTCACTCAGCTTGTCTCCCAGCAAGCGGGGATGCCCCTCCCCACCGGCCCACGTGAAGGGCAGCCCCATGGGCTCCGATGGCAGCCAG cCTGCCCTGGACCTGGAGCCCCTGCACTTTCTGCAATGTCACAGCAAGAACAACAGCCCTCGGGACCTGGAGACCCAGCTCTGGGCCTGCGCCTTCGAGCCGGCCTGGGAGGAGG ggcaggcaggggccaCATCACAGACCGTGGCCACGTGTGGCGGGGAGGCCGTGTGTGTGATAGACTGCCAGACGGGCATCGTACTGCACAAGTACAAGGCGCCTGGCGAG gAGTTCTTCTCGGTGGCCTGGACAGCCCTGACAGTGGTCACGCAGGCAGGCCACAAGAAGCGCTGGAGTGTGCTGGCGGCTGCAGGCCTGCGGGGCCTGGTCCGGCTGCTGCACGTGCGTGCTGGGTTCTGCTGCGGAGTCATCCGGGCCCACAAGAAGGCCATCGCCACCCTCTGCTTCAGCCCCACCCACGAGACCCACCTCTTCA CGGCCTCTTACGACAAGCGGATCATCCTCTGGGACGTCGGGGTGCCCAACCACGATTATGAATTCCAGGCCAG CCAGCTGCTCACACTCGATGCGGCCTCCATCCCGCTGCGCCTCTGCCCTGTGGCGTCCTGCCCGGAGGCCTACCTGCTGGCTGGCTGCGAgggtggctgctgctgctgggacGTGCGGCTGGACCAGCCTCAGAAGAGGAG GGTGTGTGAGGTGGAGTTTGTCTTCTCCGAGGGCTCGGAGGCACCAGGGCGGAGAGTGGACGGGCTGGCGTTTGTGAATGAGGATGTCGTGG CCTCCAAGGGGAACAGCCTGGGCACCATCTGCCTGTGGAGCTGGAGCCAGACGTGGGTGGGCCGAGGCAAGCAGTCCACACTAGCGGTGGTGGTCCTGGCTCGGCTGCAGTGGTCACCCACCAAGCTGGCCTACTTCTCGCTCAGCACCTGTCCTg ATGAGGGCATCGTGCTGTGTGGAGACGAGGAGGGCAACGTGTGGGTCTACGACGTCAGGCACATCCTGACCCAGCAGCCTCCACTGCCGGCAGCTCCGCAGGCCCCGACGCAG ATCCTTAAgtggccccagccctgggccctcGGCCAGATGGTGACCAAGACCATGGTGAACACAGTGGTGGCCAACCCCACCTTTACCTACCTCACCGCTCTGACAGACTCCAATATCGTGGCCATCTGGAAGAGACCGTAG